One genomic window of Xanthobacter dioxanivorans includes the following:
- a CDS encoding J domain-containing protein: MSLIAGALLLAIGLYGLKVWTKSDPKVLAAILMRSLAYAAMLGAVGALAMGRFTAAVPLAVVGIALLGRLDPNGVGGLLGSLFRKRRAGRTSRVRTAVLEMQLDHATGAMSGQIVAGPYAGRGLDTVDVPELLALRAMCDAQSLALLEAYLDRRAPAWREHAQGDAGGGNMGRAAADSGTMTEEEAYQVLGLQPGADAASVRATHRDLMKKFHPDHGGSSYLAAKINRAKDVILSKHA, encoded by the coding sequence ATCAGCCTGATCGCCGGGGCGTTGTTGCTGGCCATCGGCCTCTACGGCCTGAAGGTATGGACCAAGAGCGATCCCAAGGTGCTCGCCGCCATCCTCATGCGCTCGCTGGCCTATGCCGCCATGCTGGGTGCGGTGGGCGCGCTGGCCATGGGCCGCTTCACCGCGGCCGTGCCACTCGCGGTGGTGGGCATCGCCCTGCTCGGCCGGCTCGACCCGAACGGGGTGGGGGGCCTTCTCGGAAGCCTGTTCCGCAAGCGGCGGGCCGGCCGCACGTCGCGGGTGCGCACGGCGGTCCTGGAAATGCAGCTCGATCATGCCACGGGGGCGATGAGTGGCCAGATCGTGGCCGGGCCTTATGCGGGACGCGGGCTGGATACGGTGGATGTGCCGGAGCTGCTCGCCCTGCGCGCCATGTGCGACGCGCAGTCCCTTGCTTTACTCGAAGCTTATCTCGACCGCCGGGCGCCCGCCTGGCGTGAACACGCGCAGGGCGACGCGGGTGGCGGGAACATGGGCCGCGCGGCCGCGGACAGCGGCACGATGACCGAAGAGGAAGCCTATCAGGTCCTTGGCCTTCAGCCGGGAGCGGACGCTGCCAGCGTCCGCGCGACTCACCGGGACCTGATGAAGAAGTTCCACCCCGATCATGGCGGATCCAGCTATCTGGCGGCGAAGATCAATCGAGCCAAGGACGTGATCTTGAGCAAACATGCCTGA
- a CDS encoding D-alanyl-D-alanine carboxypeptidase family protein: MRTSSAGLPFAAKALAFAVLAAFSLTATLAEAKPRKKTYVERSRDRSKAKPTSSASAAAREDAGRWHYGSSAIIVDANTGKVLYEDNADALRHPASVTKIMTLYLLFEQLEAGALKLDSPLDVSAKAASQQPSKLGVRPGSTIEVEDAIKALVTRSANDVAVVIAENLGGSESDFADMMTRKARALGMSRTVFRNASGLPNPNQVTTARDLSILGRAIQDRFPKQYKYFSTRTFYYRGQAIGNHNRLLGRIEGVDGIKTGYTQASGFNLVTSVKRDGRFLVGVVLGGSSAGSRDARMTSLISQNLSVAYAGMRTAPRVTEVAEAAIPVSTASIFPAPKPVAVARTEEMPHAVAPLPKPQVAELAPEPVTTASLGGAGGKVQPGSSEPIRPVTVKTVSISRTTASASAAAAPAPAPAPTPAPAVAMAPANPGTPKGVLGYLGPSGAALSPAAAAAQAAAEGRSRNTHPKTADAAPAVAPASKDQTRYAPPAPRAAPDASEQALRAARIAAMEPDDPYARTLRAAQSTSGSSAAAKPVRTASLAPMAVSSAPAAPAPARTAAVTHSGWQIQIGAFGGEREARAKLDAAKARAKSILGGADGFTEKVAKSGSDLYRARFAGLSEKSAREACRLLKRNDFDCMTIRN, encoded by the coding sequence ATGCGTACATCGTCCGCCGGCCTTCCTTTCGCTGCGAAAGCCCTTGCTTTCGCGGTGCTCGCGGCCTTTTCCCTGACCGCGACCCTGGCCGAAGCGAAGCCGCGCAAGAAGACCTACGTGGAGCGCTCCCGGGACCGCTCGAAGGCGAAGCCCACGTCGAGCGCATCCGCGGCCGCCCGCGAGGACGCCGGCCGCTGGCATTACGGTTCTTCCGCCATCATCGTGGACGCGAATACCGGCAAGGTGCTCTACGAGGACAATGCGGACGCCTTGCGACATCCTGCCTCAGTCACCAAGATCATGACCCTCTATCTGCTGTTCGAGCAGTTGGAGGCCGGCGCTCTCAAGCTCGACAGCCCCCTCGACGTCTCGGCCAAGGCGGCCTCGCAGCAGCCATCCAAGCTCGGCGTGCGGCCGGGGTCCACCATCGAGGTGGAGGACGCCATCAAGGCGCTGGTCACCCGCTCGGCCAATGACGTGGCGGTGGTCATCGCGGAGAATCTCGGCGGTTCGGAATCCGACTTCGCCGACATGATGACGCGCAAGGCCCGCGCCCTCGGCATGAGCCGCACCGTGTTCCGCAACGCCTCCGGCCTGCCGAACCCGAACCAGGTGACCACGGCGCGCGACCTCTCCATTCTCGGCCGCGCCATCCAGGACCGTTTCCCCAAGCAATACAAGTACTTCTCGACCCGCACCTTTTATTACCGCGGTCAGGCCATTGGCAATCACAACCGCCTGCTCGGGCGGATCGAGGGCGTGGACGGCATCAAGACCGGCTACACCCAGGCCTCCGGCTTCAACCTCGTCACCTCGGTCAAGCGCGACGGCCGCTTCCTTGTGGGCGTGGTGCTGGGCGGGTCCAGCGCCGGCTCGCGTGACGCACGCATGACCAGCCTGATCAGCCAGAACCTGTCCGTCGCCTATGCCGGCATGCGCACCGCGCCGAGAGTCACCGAGGTGGCGGAGGCCGCGATCCCGGTGAGCACCGCCTCCATCTTCCCGGCGCCGAAGCCGGTGGCCGTCGCCCGCACCGAGGAGATGCCACACGCCGTGGCGCCCCTGCCCAAGCCGCAGGTGGCGGAGCTCGCCCCGGAGCCGGTGACCACTGCTTCGCTCGGCGGCGCCGGCGGCAAGGTGCAGCCCGGCTCGTCGGAGCCGATCCGCCCGGTCACGGTGAAGACCGTCTCCATCTCCCGCACGACCGCCTCCGCCTCCGCCGCGGCGGCTCCTGCTCCTGCCCCTGCCCCCACGCCCGCGCCGGCCGTCGCCATGGCCCCCGCGAACCCCGGAACGCCGAAGGGCGTGCTCGGCTATCTCGGCCCGTCGGGTGCCGCGCTCTCGCCCGCCGCCGCCGCCGCGCAGGCGGCCGCCGAGGGTCGCTCCCGCAACACCCATCCGAAGACCGCGGATGCGGCACCGGCCGTCGCGCCCGCGTCCAAGGACCAGACCCGCTATGCCCCGCCGGCGCCGCGCGCCGCGCCCGATGCCTCCGAACAGGCGCTGCGCGCCGCGCGCATCGCCGCCATGGAGCCGGACGACCCCTACGCCCGGACCCTGCGCGCCGCACAGTCGACGTCCGGAAGCTCGGCGGCGGCAAAGCCCGTGCGCACCGCCTCCCTCGCCCCGATGGCGGTGTCGTCGGCCCCGGCCGCCCCGGCTCCGGCACGGACCGCCGCGGTCACGCATTCCGGTTGGCAGATCCAGATCGGCGCCTTCGGCGGCGAGCGCGAGGCTCGGGCCAAGCTGGATGCCGCCAAGGCCCGGGCCAAGTCCATCCTCGGCGGCGCCGACGGCTTCACGGAGAAGGTGGCGAAGTCCGGCTCCGACCTCTACCGCGCCCGCTTCGCCGGCCTCAGCGAGAAGTCGGCCCGCGAGGCCTGCCGTTTACTCAAGCGTAACGACTTCGACTGCATGACTATTAGGAATTGA
- a CDS encoding phasin family protein — MVQSPEELQKLSKDNIEAAVKSFGTLSKSAQAIAVEIADYTKTSFEQGTAALEKLLGAKTLEQAIEIQQTYLKSAYEGAVAQATKIGELYTELAKEAYKPFESSFGAYKPFETPFKVTQ, encoded by the coding sequence ATGGTTCAGAGCCCGGAAGAGCTGCAGAAGCTCAGCAAGGACAACATCGAAGCCGCTGTGAAGAGCTTCGGCACGCTCTCCAAGAGCGCCCAGGCGATCGCGGTTGAGATCGCGGATTACACCAAGACCTCCTTCGAGCAGGGCACCGCTGCCCTCGAGAAGCTGCTCGGCGCCAAGACCCTCGAGCAGGCCATCGAGATCCAGCAGACCTATCTGAAGTCGGCTTATGAGGGCGCCGTGGCCCAGGCCACCAAGATCGGCGAACTCTACACCGAGCTGGCGAAAGAGGCTTACAAGCCCTTCGAGAGCAGCTTCGGCGCGTACAAGCCCTTCGAGACGCCTTTCAAGGTCACTCAGTGA
- the clpS gene encoding ATP-dependent Clp protease adapter ClpS, which yields MRPAKMAGPDKPRRGDGPGTAVITRTKPQTKRPSLYRVLLLNDDYTPMEFVVHVLERFFNKNREEANRIMLHVHHHGVGECGVFTYEVAETKVTQVMDFARKHQHPLQCVMEKK from the coding sequence ATGCGCCCCGCCAAGATGGCCGGGCCGGACAAGCCAAGGCGCGGCGACGGCCCCGGCACCGCCGTCATCACCCGCACCAAGCCGCAGACCAAGCGGCCGAGCCTTTATCGCGTGCTGCTGCTGAACGACGACTACACGCCCATGGAATTCGTGGTGCATGTGCTGGAGCGGTTCTTCAACAAGAACCGCGAGGAGGCCAACCGCATCATGCTCCATGTGCACCATCATGGCGTCGGCGAGTGCGGCGTCTTCACCTACGAGGTCGCGGAGACCAAGGTGACCCAGGTGATGGACTTCGCCCGCAAGCATCAGCACCCCCTCCAGTGCGTGATGGAAAAAAAGTAG
- the clpA gene encoding ATP-dependent Clp protease ATP-binding subunit ClpA, which yields MPTFSRSLEQSLHRALALANERHHEYATLEHLLLSLVDDQDAAAVMRACNVDMEKLRRNLIEYVDTELENLVQSGSDDSKPTAGFQRVIQRAVIHVQSSGREEVTGANVLVAIFAERESHAAYFLQEQDMTRYDAVNYISHGIAKRSGMSESRPVRGADEETETKAGDDTKKKADALDAYCVNLNKKAHEGKIDPLIGRDKEIERTIQVLCRRQKNNPLFVGDPGVGKTAIAEGLAKRINDGDVPEVLATATVFSLDMGALLAGTRYRGDFEERLKQVVKEIEAYPNAIMFIDEIHTVIGAGATSGGAMDASNLLKPALASGSLRCMGSTTYKEYRQYFEKDRALVRRFQKIDVAEPSVADAIEILKGLKPCFEDYHKLRYTNEAIKAAVELSARYIHDRKLPDKAIDVIDESGAAQMLLPEAKRKKTIGLKEIEATIATMARIPPKTVSKDDAEVLGNLQTTLKRVVYGQDKAIDALAASIKLARAGLREPEKPIGSYLFSGPTGVGKTEVAKQLASVLGVQLLRFDMSEYMERHTVSRLIGAPPGYVGFDQGGLLTDGVDQNPHCVLLLDEIEKAHPDLFNILLQVMDHGKLTDHNGKQIDFRNVILIMTTNAGAADLSKPAYGFTRSKREGDDSEAINRTFAPEFRNRLDAVIAFGHLSTDIITQVVEKFVLQLEAQLADRNVTIELSDEAGTWLVDRGYDEQMGARPMARVIQEFIKTPLADLVLFGALKNGGHVRVVVEGEGKESKLGFEFPEGPVTPKPDKIVAAPAKRRKPASKAKSAKPGRPSPKGGPKPGGSGRSGSPVPKLPLVKA from the coding sequence ATGCCTACATTCTCTCGCAGCCTCGAACAGTCGCTCCATCGCGCTCTGGCCCTCGCCAACGAACGCCACCACGAATACGCGACCCTCGAGCATCTGCTTCTCTCCCTGGTCGATGACCAGGACGCTGCGGCCGTGATGCGGGCCTGCAACGTGGACATGGAGAAGCTTCGTCGCAATCTCATCGAATACGTGGACACGGAACTGGAGAATCTCGTCCAGTCCGGCTCCGACGATTCCAAGCCCACCGCGGGTTTCCAGCGCGTCATCCAGCGCGCGGTGATCCATGTGCAGTCGTCCGGCCGCGAGGAGGTGACCGGGGCCAACGTGCTGGTCGCCATCTTCGCCGAGCGCGAGAGCCACGCCGCCTATTTCCTGCAGGAGCAGGACATGACGCGGTACGATGCGGTCAACTACATCTCCCACGGCATCGCCAAGCGCTCCGGCATGTCGGAGAGCCGCCCCGTGCGCGGCGCCGACGAGGAGACGGAAACCAAGGCCGGCGACGACACCAAGAAGAAGGCCGATGCCCTCGATGCCTATTGCGTGAACCTCAACAAGAAGGCGCACGAGGGCAAGATCGATCCCCTCATCGGCCGCGACAAGGAGATCGAGCGCACCATCCAGGTGCTCTGCCGCCGGCAGAAGAACAACCCGCTGTTCGTGGGCGACCCCGGCGTGGGCAAGACCGCCATCGCCGAGGGCCTCGCCAAGCGGATCAATGACGGCGACGTACCGGAGGTGCTCGCCACCGCCACCGTCTTCTCCCTCGACATGGGCGCGCTGCTCGCCGGCACGCGCTATCGCGGTGATTTCGAGGAGCGCCTCAAGCAGGTGGTGAAGGAGATCGAGGCCTATCCGAACGCGATCATGTTCATCGACGAGATCCACACCGTCATCGGCGCGGGTGCAACCTCGGGCGGGGCCATGGACGCGTCCAACCTGCTGAAGCCGGCGCTCGCCTCCGGCTCCCTGCGGTGCATGGGCTCCACCACCTACAAGGAATACCGTCAGTATTTCGAGAAGGACCGGGCGCTGGTCCGCCGCTTCCAGAAGATCGACGTGGCCGAGCCCTCCGTGGCCGATGCCATCGAGATCCTGAAGGGCCTGAAGCCCTGCTTCGAGGACTACCACAAGCTGCGCTACACCAACGAGGCCATCAAGGCCGCGGTGGAGCTCTCGGCCCGCTACATCCATGACCGCAAGCTGCCGGACAAGGCGATCGACGTGATCGACGAGTCCGGCGCGGCGCAGATGCTGCTGCCGGAGGCCAAGCGCAAGAAGACCATCGGCCTGAAGGAGATCGAGGCGACCATCGCCACCATGGCGCGGATCCCGCCCAAGACCGTCTCCAAGGACGATGCAGAGGTCCTCGGCAACCTGCAGACCACCCTCAAGCGCGTGGTCTACGGGCAGGACAAGGCCATCGATGCGCTCGCCGCCTCCATCAAGCTCGCCCGCGCGGGCCTCAGGGAGCCGGAGAAGCCCATCGGCAGCTACCTGTTCTCCGGCCCCACCGGCGTCGGCAAGACCGAGGTGGCCAAGCAGCTGGCCTCCGTTCTCGGCGTGCAGCTCCTGCGCTTCGACATGTCGGAGTACATGGAGCGCCACACCGTGAGCCGCCTGATCGGCGCGCCTCCCGGCTATGTGGGCTTCGACCAGGGCGGCCTGCTCACCGACGGCGTCGACCAGAACCCGCATTGCGTGCTGCTGCTGGACGAGATCGAGAAGGCCCATCCGGACCTCTTCAACATCCTGCTGCAGGTGATGGACCACGGGAAGCTGACCGACCACAACGGCAAGCAGATCGACTTCCGCAACGTGATTCTCATCATGACCACGAACGCAGGCGCGGCGGACCTGTCGAAGCCGGCCTACGGCTTCACCCGCAGCAAGCGCGAGGGCGACGATTCGGAGGCCATCAACCGCACCTTCGCGCCGGAGTTCCGCAACCGGCTCGACGCGGTGATCGCGTTCGGCCACCTCAGCACGGACATCATCACCCAGGTGGTGGAGAAGTTCGTGCTCCAGCTGGAAGCCCAGCTGGCGGATCGCAATGTCACCATCGAGCTCTCCGACGAGGCGGGCACCTGGCTGGTGGATCGCGGCTACGACGAGCAGATGGGCGCGCGGCCCATGGCCCGCGTGATCCAGGAGTTCATCAAGACCCCGCTCGCCGACCTGGTGCTGTTCGGCGCGCTCAAGAACGGCGGGCATGTCCGCGTGGTGGTGGAGGGCGAAGGCAAGGAGTCGAAGCTCGGCTTCGAGTTCCCCGAAGGCCCCGTCACCCCCAAGCCGGACAAGATCGTCGCGGCTCCGGCCAAGCGGCGCAAGCCGGCCAGCAAGGCGAAGTCCGCCAAGCCGGGCCGGCCGTCGCCGAAGGGCGGCCCCAAGCCGGGTGGCTCGGGCCGCTCCGGCAGCCCGGTGCCGAAGCTGCCACTGGTGAAGGCCTGA
- a CDS encoding GNAT family N-acetyltransferase — protein sequence MASLPAFATQRLRLRPWRSSDRDWLWRMQSNPATMEFLMPVPDRAASDAVADRAEAHFTRNGFGLWVVEVPGVTDFAGYAGLVHVPYEEHFTPAVEIGWRFDPAFWGHGYATEAARACLGYGFGPLGLEEIVAITVPANRRSRAVMERLGMTQVDGGDFDLPSIPEGHPLRRQVLYRLRGGQG from the coding sequence ATGGCGTCCCTGCCCGCCTTCGCCACCCAACGCCTGCGGCTGCGCCCCTGGCGTTCCTCCGACCGTGACTGGCTGTGGCGCATGCAGTCCAACCCCGCCACCATGGAATTCCTCATGCCAGTGCCCGACCGCGCCGCGAGCGACGCGGTGGCGGACCGGGCAGAGGCGCATTTCACCCGGAACGGCTTCGGGCTGTGGGTCGTGGAGGTGCCGGGCGTCACCGACTTCGCCGGCTATGCCGGGCTGGTTCACGTGCCTTATGAGGAGCACTTCACGCCGGCCGTGGAGATCGGCTGGCGCTTCGACCCCGCCTTCTGGGGCCATGGCTATGCCACCGAGGCGGCGCGCGCCTGCCTTGGCTACGGCTTCGGGCCGCTGGGGCTGGAGGAAATCGTCGCCATCACCGTCCCCGCCAACCGCCGCTCGCGGGCGGTGATGGAGCGGCTCGGCATGACGCAGGTGGACGGTGGCGATTTCGACCTGCCCTCCATCCCCGAGGGCCACCCCCTGCGCCGGCAGGTGCTCTACCGGCTGCGGGGCGGGCAGGGATGA
- a CDS encoding aminotransferase class IV, which yields MKLWLSGALVEEAQACVSPLDRGFTLGDGLFETLRVKAGAILRREAHLARLAAGARVLGLALPAAGLGAALSATAEANALSDGVLRLTITRGMGPRGVLPPAAPVPTVVITAAPLPPPSPPARLVIAEGTRRNERSPLSRVKSLNYLDNILARQEAAGWGADDAVLLNTRDRVAETSIANLFAVLGGELVTPPLSEGVLPGVMRAAVLAEGAIERPITLAELVTASEIFLTSALGIRSVRALKGRDLPGFGVAERLRGRIVGA from the coding sequence ATGAAACTCTGGCTCTCCGGCGCGCTGGTGGAGGAGGCGCAGGCGTGCGTCTCGCCCCTCGACCGCGGCTTCACCCTGGGCGACGGCCTGTTCGAGACCCTGCGGGTGAAGGCCGGCGCGATCCTGCGACGCGAGGCACATCTCGCGCGCCTCGCCGCCGGCGCGCGGGTGCTGGGCCTTGCCCTGCCCGCCGCCGGCCTCGGCGCGGCTCTCTCGGCCACGGCGGAGGCGAACGCCCTCTCCGATGGCGTGCTGCGCCTCACCATTACGCGCGGCATGGGCCCACGCGGGGTGCTGCCCCCGGCGGCTCCGGTGCCCACCGTCGTCATCACCGCCGCTCCCCTGCCGCCGCCTTCGCCACCGGCGCGCCTCGTGATCGCCGAGGGCACGCGGCGCAACGAGCGCTCGCCCCTGTCGCGGGTCAAATCCCTGAACTATCTCGACAACATCCTCGCCCGGCAGGAGGCCGCCGGGTGGGGCGCCGACGACGCGGTTCTCCTCAACACGCGGGACCGGGTGGCCGAGACCTCCATCGCCAACCTGTTCGCGGTGCTCGGCGGGGAGCTGGTGACGCCGCCCTTGTCGGAAGGCGTGCTGCCGGGGGTGATGCGGGCCGCAGTGCTGGCCGAGGGCGCCATCGAGCGGCCGATCACCCTCGCGGAGCTGGTGACGGCGAGCGAGATCTTCCTCACCTCTGCCCTCGGCATCCGCTCCGTCCGGGCGCTGAAGGGCCGGGATCTTCCGGGCTTTGGGGTGGCGGAGCGCCTGCGCGGGCGCATCGTCGGCGCGTGA
- the pabB gene encoding aminodeoxychorismate synthase component I, which produces MLIVEIPYRDPFAAFHAFAGAPHCAFLDSAAPGDPRARWSYIAADPFQVIASDAAGVTVDGARVAGTPFDVLAQVLAACPLAPVPSPVPFRTGAVGFLGYELGRHLERLPPPRPASPALPEMVLGLYDTILAFDRQAQRAYLLSSGLPKTGSAGEARARRRADEMIERLAGAPAAAPPADFTRRGHFKPDQPRAKVEASIARVIEYIHAGDIFQANLTQQMRAPVPDGLPDLALYARLRALSPSPFAAFLRCGADMSVLSASPERFLSLAPDGRVETRPIKGTRPRGADPAEDAALAAELLASPKDRAENLMIVDLLRNDLSRVSQVGSVKVPVLCGLETFASVHHLVSVVESRLKAGLGPVDLLKACFPGGSITGAPKIRAMEIIHELEPTPRGVYCGSVAWIGFDGAMDSSIVIRTITRKGDTLLAQAGGGIVADSDPAAEYEESLVKLSPLLRALSGDMR; this is translated from the coding sequence GTGCTCATCGTTGAAATCCCGTACCGCGACCCGTTCGCCGCCTTCCACGCCTTCGCCGGTGCGCCCCATTGCGCCTTCCTCGACAGCGCCGCCCCGGGCGACCCGCGGGCGCGCTGGTCCTACATCGCGGCCGACCCGTTCCAGGTGATCGCCTCGGATGCGGCCGGCGTCACGGTGGACGGCGCGCGGGTCGCGGGAACGCCGTTCGACGTCCTCGCCCAGGTGCTCGCCGCCTGCCCGCTCGCGCCGGTGCCCTCCCCGGTGCCGTTCCGCACCGGGGCCGTCGGCTTCCTCGGCTACGAGCTCGGCCGGCACCTGGAGCGGTTGCCCCCGCCCCGCCCGGCGTCACCGGCCCTGCCGGAGATGGTGCTCGGCCTCTATGACACGATCCTGGCCTTCGACCGGCAGGCCCAGCGCGCCTATCTCCTCTCCAGCGGCCTGCCGAAGACGGGCAGCGCCGGGGAGGCCCGCGCCCGGCGGCGAGCGGACGAGATGATCGAGCGCCTCGCCGGCGCGCCGGCCGCGGCACCGCCCGCCGACTTCACCCGGCGCGGCCACTTCAAGCCCGATCAGCCGCGCGCAAAGGTGGAGGCCTCCATCGCCCGGGTGATCGAGTACATCCACGCCGGCGACATCTTCCAGGCCAACCTCACCCAGCAGATGCGGGCACCGGTGCCGGACGGCCTGCCGGACCTCGCCCTTTACGCCCGCCTGCGCGCGCTGAGCCCGTCGCCCTTCGCCGCCTTCCTGCGCTGCGGGGCCGACATGAGCGTGCTCAGCGCCTCGCCCGAGCGCTTCCTCTCGCTCGCGCCCGACGGCCGGGTGGAGACGCGGCCCATCAAGGGCACCCGCCCGCGCGGGGCGGACCCGGCCGAGGATGCGGCCCTGGCGGCGGAGCTTCTGGCCTCGCCGAAGGACCGGGCCGAGAACCTGATGATCGTGGACCTGCTGCGCAACGACCTCTCCCGCGTATCGCAGGTGGGCAGCGTGAAGGTGCCGGTGCTGTGCGGCCTGGAGACCTTCGCCAGCGTTCATCACCTCGTCTCGGTGGTGGAGAGCCGGCTGAAGGCCGGTCTCGGCCCGGTGGACCTGCTGAAGGCCTGCTTTCCCGGCGGCTCCATCACCGGCGCGCCGAAGATCCGCGCCATGGAGATCATCCACGAGCTGGAACCCACGCCGCGCGGGGTCTATTGCGGCTCGGTGGCCTGGATCGGCTTTGACGGCGCCATGGATTCCTCCATCGTCATCCGCACCATCACCCGCAAGGGCGATACCCTGCTCGCCCAGGCGGGGGGCGGCATCGTCGCGGATTCCGATCCCGCCGCCGAATATGAGGAGAGCCTCGTGAAGCTCTCGCCCTTGCTGCGCGCGCTGTCCGGGGACATGCGATGA